In a genomic window of Vallitalea okinawensis:
- a CDS encoding ABC transporter substrate-binding protein, whose translation MRLLKKLITVGLMVSILLSLAGCGKDENVIKIGHKNYTEARILGNMFSIMIENQTSYETTLTELGGTSVCFEALKSEDIHLYPEYTGTGYSVVLKQNTLKDPEEVYNYCQEQYNEQYNITWLKPLGFNNTYTMTVRRDMAEELNLKTISDLVKHAPNLVIGAEMEFLERSDGLPGLKEVYGIDSFKEEKGMDIGLTYAALKEGKIDVNDAYGTDGRIKKLDLVSLEDDKQFFPPYYSAPLVNEAFMANYPEAVDALNMLDNQFTDEEMQALNLLVDEGADPKQVAEDILREKGLIQ comes from the coding sequence ATGAGATTATTAAAAAAGTTGATTACAGTAGGATTAATGGTAAGTATTTTATTATCACTAGCTGGTTGCGGTAAGGATGAGAATGTTATCAAGATTGGACATAAGAATTATACCGAAGCACGCATACTAGGGAATATGTTCTCAATTATGATTGAAAATCAAACAAGCTATGAAACAACATTAACTGAACTAGGGGGAACATCTGTATGTTTTGAGGCATTAAAGAGTGAAGATATACATCTCTATCCTGAGTATACGGGGACAGGTTATTCTGTAGTTTTAAAACAAAATACTTTGAAAGATCCAGAGGAAGTTTATAATTATTGTCAAGAGCAATATAATGAACAGTACAATATAACATGGCTTAAGCCTCTAGGTTTCAACAATACTTATACAATGACTGTAAGAAGAGATATGGCAGAAGAATTGAACCTTAAAACAATTTCTGATTTAGTTAAGCATGCCCCTAACTTAGTTATTGGTGCAGAGATGGAGTTTTTAGAAAGATCAGATGGCTTACCAGGACTTAAAGAAGTCTATGGGATTGACTCATTTAAAGAGGAAAAGGGTATGGATATCGGTTTAACCTATGCGGCCTTAAAAGAGGGGAAAATAGATGTTAATGATGCCTATGGAACAGATGGTCGTATTAAGAAATTGGACCTGGTTTCTTTAGAGGATGACAAACAATTTTTCCCACCTTATTATTCTGCGCCTTTGGTTAATGAAGCTTTTATGGCTAATTACCCAGAAGCTGTGGATGCGTTAAACATGCTAGATAATCAGTTTACTGATGAAGAGATGCAGGCATTAAACTTATTGGTAGATGAAGGTGCAGATCCAAAACAAGTAGCAGAAGATATATTACGTGAAAAGGGATTAATCCAATAA
- a CDS encoding ABC transporter permease, with protein sequence MEFIQFIIDRKMDILVALTQHIKITFFAVALAILIGVPIGILITRNEKVANFIIGFANILQTLPSLALFGIMLPLLGIGMTNAVFVLFLYALLPIIKNTYLGIKSVDPSIRESARGMGMTTSQILRIVEIPLALPVIMGGIRISTVINIGTATIANFIGAGGLGDLIYKGISMVNYNLILAGAIPTAILALLADGGLGLLENTLTSKGIKVSSK encoded by the coding sequence ATGGAGTTTATACAGTTTATTATCGATAGAAAAATGGATATATTAGTAGCACTAACGCAGCATATAAAGATTACCTTTTTTGCAGTAGCACTAGCAATTCTAATAGGCGTGCCTATTGGTATTCTCATTACCCGTAATGAGAAGGTTGCAAATTTTATAATAGGTTTTGCAAATATACTCCAAACATTACCTAGTTTAGCTTTATTTGGTATTATGTTACCATTATTGGGGATAGGTATGACCAATGCAGTTTTTGTTTTATTTTTATACGCATTATTACCAATCATCAAGAATACTTATCTTGGAATAAAAAGTGTCGACCCATCTATTAGAGAGTCTGCAAGAGGAATGGGTATGACAACATCGCAGATATTGAGGATTGTAGAGATTCCATTAGCTCTACCAGTTATCATGGGTGGAATAAGGATTTCAACTGTCATTAATATAGGAACAGCCACTATTGCCAACTTTATAGGCGCCGGCGGACTTGGTGACTTAATCTATAAAGGTATTTCAATGGTTAACTATAATTTGATTCTTGCGGGAGCTATTCCTACAGCAATATTAGCACTTCTAGCAGATGGTGGTCTGGGTCTTCTTGAAAATACCCTTACATCTAAAGGGATAAAAGTATCTAGTAAATAA
- a CDS encoding ABC transporter ATP-binding protein → MIELKNIIKTFDGSNNVVDNLDLTIHNGEFMVLIGESGCGKTTTMKMINRLIEPTSGTIKIDGKDITSIDKIELRRNIGYVIQKVGLFPHLTVGQNIELIPSLNKWDDEKKKKRAYELLDLVDLPPEQYYSRFPSELSGGQQQRIGVARALAVDPDIILMDEPFSALDPLTREQLQQEMLKLQDELHKTIVFVTHDMDEAIKLGDRIAVMKDGKIIQCDAPEEILKNPINDFIEYFVGKDRLWRTPEMLYAKDIMNKKTVKIGAKRSSAHAIELMKEKNTNVLVVVDRDSVKPQQPLGIVGIRQLRKADNHEIKMKDIMKTDMEFVYEDTNLLEVLNLRKEHKLRNIPVLDKEKNLKGIITQTSILNILTEVVPEIDE, encoded by the coding sequence ATGATTGAATTAAAGAACATTATTAAAACATTTGATGGAAGCAATAATGTTGTTGATAATCTTGATTTAACAATCCATAATGGTGAGTTCATGGTGTTAATAGGAGAGAGTGGCTGTGGGAAAACAACAACAATGAAAATGATCAATCGATTAATTGAACCAACATCCGGTACCATTAAAATTGATGGAAAAGACATCACCAGTATCGACAAGATTGAATTGCGTAGAAACATTGGTTATGTTATTCAAAAAGTCGGTTTATTTCCACACCTTACGGTTGGGCAAAATATCGAATTAATTCCTTCCCTCAACAAATGGGATGATGAGAAGAAGAAGAAACGTGCTTATGAGTTGCTGGATTTAGTAGATTTACCACCAGAGCAGTATTATAGTCGTTTCCCAAGCGAGTTAAGTGGTGGTCAACAGCAGAGGATTGGTGTAGCTAGAGCTTTAGCGGTGGATCCTGACATCATTCTAATGGACGAGCCATTCAGTGCATTGGACCCTCTTACAAGGGAACAGTTGCAACAAGAAATGCTAAAATTACAAGACGAGTTACATAAAACTATTGTTTTTGTTACTCACGATATGGATGAGGCTATTAAGCTCGGTGATCGTATTGCAGTTATGAAAGATGGTAAGATTATTCAATGTGATGCACCAGAAGAGATACTAAAAAATCCTATCAATGATTTTATTGAGTATTTTGTTGGAAAAGATCGTCTATGGCGAACACCTGAAATGCTGTATGCTAAGGATATTATGAATAAGAAAACAGTAAAAATTGGAGCTAAAAGATCATCAGCACATGCAATTGAATTAATGAAGGAAAAAAATACGAATGTACTAGTAGTTGTTGATAGAGATTCTGTGAAGCCGCAACAACCATTAGGCATAGTCGGAATAAGACAGCTCCGTAAAGCTGATAATCACGAGATTAAAATGAAAGATATCATGAAAACAGATATGGAATTTGTCTATGAAGATACAAACCTGTTAGAAGTTTTGAATCTTAGAAAAGAACATAAATTAAGAAATATCCCAGTACTTGATAAAGAAAAGAACTTAAAAGGTATAATTACTCAAACAAGCATATTAAATATATTAACAGAAGTTGTACCAGAGATTGATGAATAA